Below is a genomic region from Candidatus Neomarinimicrobiota bacterium.
TGGCCCTATCCCATATGCGGTTCAACATACTCCTAAGGGTCTTCCTTTCTGTGTGGGAAAGAACGCTCATAACGTCCATATCGAGATTCGTGGCGATTCCGTCTATGGTATTCAGGATACTTTTCCCTTTTGTTGTCAGATATATGTTAATCACCCGCCGATCCGAGGAGACTCGATGCCGCTCCACCAGACCGTCCCTCTCCAGACGATCCACTAGGCCTGTGGTGGCCGGGTTATCAAGAAAGACTCTCCTGGCGATCTGAGTGAGAGACAATCCATCTTTGTAAGCAAGAGCACTTAAGACGGCGTGCTGTGACGCTGTGATACCTATATCCGAAAGTTCATTGTCCAGGGCACGCTTCATCCCGCGGGCTGCCCGGACCAGAAGAAAGCCCATACTGTGTTCAAGCTTGGTCATTGATCAATCTTAACCCTTAGATACAAATAGTTTACATACAAATATTACGTATACAAACAATTTATTGGCGGACGACCCTGGAGTCAAGAACCAAATGAATGTCCATGGGGCTACTTGGCCGTCAGGGTCCAGACACCAGCCCAGTCATCGCCGGGGGGGGTTTCCTTGAAGAATTCGCATCTTTCAATATAGACGCGACTGGGATTGATGGGTCGCATTGGGAACATTTCTTCCAGTGTCTCAGCTTCTTTGAATAACTTCAGAGCTTTGTCCCATTTCTGGGCGTTGTAGAGTTCTATACCCTCATGAAAGACGGGTACCACCTTTGAATAGGACTCGCTCAATTCACCCTTTCTGGCGAGAAGTTCGTATGCCTTTACAGGACGCTTTTTTCCCTTCACTCGCACGTTATCCAAAAAGCGCCACTCAAACCTCTCCTTTACCGAAGAATATGTCGATTCAGCCACCTGAATATAGACGCCATACTGCTTCGCCGATGCTTCCAAACGGGACGCCAGATTCACCGTATCCCCCATCATGGTGTAATTCATTCGCATAGTTGAACCCATGTTCCCCGTGACCATCTCACCTGAACTGAGTCCCACCCGGTGGCGCATGTTGTGCACCAACTCGGGCCATTCATCGTCGTGGGACCATTTGTCTCTCAGATTCCGAAGCTTATCTTCCATCTCCAGAGCCGTGGTGCATGCCTCATATTCATGATCCTCCACAGGCATGGGAGCCCCGTAAAACGCCACTATGGCATCTCCAATATACTTGTCCAACGTTCCGCGATGTGACAGCAATACCTCTGTCATTTCGGTCAAATATTCGTTCATCAGGGAGACCATCTTCTCCGGTTCGAGAACCTCCGAAAATGAAGAGAAACTCTGTATGTCCGAAAAAAATGCGGTGTGGTATCCCGCATCACCTCCCAACTTGGGTTCCTGTTTTGTCTCATACATCTCA
It encodes:
- a CDS encoding MarR family transcriptional regulator; the encoded protein is MTKLEHSMGFLLVRAARGMKRALDNELSDIGITASQHAVLSALAYKDGLSLTQIARRVFLDNPATTGLVDRLERDGLVERHRVSSDRRVINIYLTTKGKSILNTIDGIATNLDMDVMSVLSHTERKTLRSMLNRIWDRANGQKESV
- a CDS encoding adenylate/guanylate cyclase domain-containing protein, with product MELFSASRKVGSPNFPPDEDGIIRRVPTAIYFEGPQHVYPSLTMAAAMDILDVPQDGFDYNFEEHILRLRNRSGEIAREIPIDDDGRMYVNYYGHFKTFYYLPYAYCFDPEMLPPEYWEDKIALVGTSTPGLMDLRNTPVQESFAGVEIHGNVIHSLMKNEFVSRTGARTNFIAILLSSVILGALVSIPKRPLRSLPIPVIGVIGWIIFAYSQFLGSLVMWEIVRPSISLGVTYLSIFLYNFLVSEKDKRFLKHTFGTYLSTDLIDEMYETKQEPKLGGDAGYHTAFFSDIQSFSSFSEVLEPEKMVSLMNEYLTEMTEVLLSHRGTLDKYIGDAIVAFYGAPMPVEDHEYEACTTALEMEDKLRNLRDKWSHDDEWPELVHNMRHRVGLSSGEMVTGNMGSTMRMNYTMMGDTVNLASRLEASAKQYGVYIQVAESTYSSVKERFEWRFLDNVRVKGKKRPVKAYELLARKGELSESYSKVVPVFHEGIELYNAQKWDKALKLFKEAETLEEMFPMRPINPSRVYIERCEFFKETPPGDDWAGVWTLTAK